A stretch of Chaetodon auriga isolate fChaAug3 chromosome 21, fChaAug3.hap1, whole genome shotgun sequence DNA encodes these proteins:
- the LOC143314425 gene encoding polypyrimidine tract-binding protein 2-like isoform X3, with protein sequence MDGISDVAVGVKRGSDELNGASNGSDSKKLRVEEAPPSRVLHIRKLPNEASETEVIALGLPFGKVTNILTLKGKNQAFLEMGTEEAAITMVNYYTTVTPHVRNVPVFIQYSNHKELKTDAGNQRTQAVLQAVSAVQSGGSPSSDVQEALAAASSPVLRIIIDNMFYPVTLDVLQQIFSKFGTVMKIITFTKNNQFQALLQFSDPVNAQQAKLALDGQNIYNSCCTLRIDFSKLVNLNVKYNNDKSRDYTRPELPAGDGQPSLDPTVAAAFSKDSSSLLGKIPGALNPLSAAAAAAAAAGRVALAGQTGSSGVLLVSNLNEEMVTPQSLFTLFGVYGDVQRVKILYNKKDSALIQMSDANQAQLAMSHLNGQKMYGKIIRVTLSKHQTVALPRDGLDDQGLTKDYANSPLHRFKKPGSKNFQNIFPPSATLHLSNIPQDVTEDDLRLLFSNAGGTVKAFKFFQDRKMALIQMSTVEEAIQALIDLHNYNMGGNQHLRVSFSKSTI encoded by the exons ATGGACGG CATCAGCGATGTTGCAGTTGGAGTGAAG AGAGGATCAGACGAGCTGA ATGGGGCTTCCAATGGCAGTGACAGTAAAAAGCTAAGGGTGGAGGAGGCCCCACCGTCTCGTGTTCTTCACATCAGGAAACTGCCCAACGAGGCCTCTGAGACTGAAGTCATCGCCCTTGGCTTGCCTTTTGGCAAAGTCACCAATATCCTCACACTGAAGGGAAAGAACCAG GCGTTCTTGGAGATGGGAACGGAAGAGGCAGCCATCACCATGGTTAACTACTACACCACTGTAACTCCTCATGTCCGCAATGTCCCCGTCTTTATTCAGTACTCCAATCACAAAGAACTCAAAACTGATGCTGGAAATCAG CGGACACAGGCAGTGCTTCAGGCGGTGTCGGCAGTCCAGTCTGGTGGGTCACCAAGCTCTGACGTACAGGAGGCTCTCGCTGCAGCTTCCAGTCCTGTGCTGCGGATCATCATCGACAACATGTTCTACCCTGTAACGCTGGATGTATTGCAACAG ATTTTCTCCAAGTTCGGCACAGTTATGAAGATAATCACATTCACCAAGAACAATCAGTTCCAGGCCCTTCTGCAGTTCAGTGACCCTGTCAATGCACAGCAGGCCAAACTG GCGCTGGATGGCCAAAACATCTACAATTCATGTTGCACGCTGCGGATCGACTTCTCCAAGCTGGTCAACCTAAATGTCAAGTACAACAACGATAAGAGTCGTGACTACACACGGCCTGAGCTGCCTGCTGGTGATGGCCAGCCCAGCCTTGACCCCACAGTGGCCGCTGCCTTCAGCAAAGACTCCAGCTCCCTCCTCGGTAAGATCCCAG GAGCCCTGAATCCTCTGAGTGCAGCagcggcggctgctgctgctgcagggagagTGGCTCTGGCTGGACAGACGGGGTCCAGTGGGGTCCTGCTGGTCAGCAACCTCAACGAAGAG ATGGTTACGCCCCAAAGTCTGTTTACCCTCTTCG GAGTGTATGGTGATGTCCAGAGGGTGAAAATTCTTTACAATAAGAAGGACAGCGCTCTGATTCAGATGTCAGACGCCAACCAGGCCCAGCTAG CAATGAGCCACTTGAATGGCCAAAAGATGTATGGGAAGATCATCCGTGTGACGCTGTCCAAGCACCAAACTGTTGCGCTGCCTCGCGATGGGCTGGATGACCAGGGCCTGACCAAGGACTACGCCAACTCCCCACTTCACCGTTTCAAGAAACCTGGCTCCAAGAACTTCCAGAACATCTTCCCACCATCTGCTACCCTCCATCTCTCCAACATCCC ACAAGATGTGACAGAGGATGACCTGCGACTACTCTTCTCCAACGCCGGAGGCACTGTGAAAGCTTTCAAGTTTTTCCA GGATCGTAAAATGGCTCTGATCCAGATGTCAACAGTGGAGGAGGCCATCCAGGCCTTGATTGACCTTCACAATTACAACATGGGAGGCAACCAGCACCTGAGAGTCTCTTTCTCAAAGTCCACCATTTAA
- the LOC143314425 gene encoding polypyrimidine tract-binding protein 2-like isoform X1 yields MDGISDVAVGVKRGSDELSMYNSPNSGMSSISDGASNGSDSKKLRVEEAPPSRVLHIRKLPNEASETEVIALGLPFGKVTNILTLKGKNQAFLEMGTEEAAITMVNYYTTVTPHVRNVPVFIQYSNHKELKTDAGNQRTQAVLQAVSAVQSGGSPSSDVQEALAAASSPVLRIIIDNMFYPVTLDVLQQIFSKFGTVMKIITFTKNNQFQALLQFSDPVNAQQAKLALDGQNIYNSCCTLRIDFSKLVNLNVKYNNDKSRDYTRPELPAGDGQPSLDPTVAAAFSKDSSSLLGKIPGALNPLSAAAAAAAAAGRVALAGQTGSSGVLLVSNLNEEMVTPQSLFTLFGVYGDVQRVKILYNKKDSALIQMSDANQAQLAMSHLNGQKMYGKIIRVTLSKHQTVALPRDGLDDQGLTKDYANSPLHRFKKPGSKNFQNIFPPSATLHLSNIPQDVTEDDLRLLFSNAGGTVKAFKFFQDRKMALIQMSTVEEAIQALIDLHNYNMGGNQHLRVSFSKSTI; encoded by the exons ATGGACGG CATCAGCGATGTTGCAGTTGGAGTGAAG AGAGGATCAGACGAGCTGAGTATGTACAACAGTCCCAACTCTGGCATGAGCAGTATCAGTG ATGGGGCTTCCAATGGCAGTGACAGTAAAAAGCTAAGGGTGGAGGAGGCCCCACCGTCTCGTGTTCTTCACATCAGGAAACTGCCCAACGAGGCCTCTGAGACTGAAGTCATCGCCCTTGGCTTGCCTTTTGGCAAAGTCACCAATATCCTCACACTGAAGGGAAAGAACCAG GCGTTCTTGGAGATGGGAACGGAAGAGGCAGCCATCACCATGGTTAACTACTACACCACTGTAACTCCTCATGTCCGCAATGTCCCCGTCTTTATTCAGTACTCCAATCACAAAGAACTCAAAACTGATGCTGGAAATCAG CGGACACAGGCAGTGCTTCAGGCGGTGTCGGCAGTCCAGTCTGGTGGGTCACCAAGCTCTGACGTACAGGAGGCTCTCGCTGCAGCTTCCAGTCCTGTGCTGCGGATCATCATCGACAACATGTTCTACCCTGTAACGCTGGATGTATTGCAACAG ATTTTCTCCAAGTTCGGCACAGTTATGAAGATAATCACATTCACCAAGAACAATCAGTTCCAGGCCCTTCTGCAGTTCAGTGACCCTGTCAATGCACAGCAGGCCAAACTG GCGCTGGATGGCCAAAACATCTACAATTCATGTTGCACGCTGCGGATCGACTTCTCCAAGCTGGTCAACCTAAATGTCAAGTACAACAACGATAAGAGTCGTGACTACACACGGCCTGAGCTGCCTGCTGGTGATGGCCAGCCCAGCCTTGACCCCACAGTGGCCGCTGCCTTCAGCAAAGACTCCAGCTCCCTCCTCGGTAAGATCCCAG GAGCCCTGAATCCTCTGAGTGCAGCagcggcggctgctgctgctgcagggagagTGGCTCTGGCTGGACAGACGGGGTCCAGTGGGGTCCTGCTGGTCAGCAACCTCAACGAAGAG ATGGTTACGCCCCAAAGTCTGTTTACCCTCTTCG GAGTGTATGGTGATGTCCAGAGGGTGAAAATTCTTTACAATAAGAAGGACAGCGCTCTGATTCAGATGTCAGACGCCAACCAGGCCCAGCTAG CAATGAGCCACTTGAATGGCCAAAAGATGTATGGGAAGATCATCCGTGTGACGCTGTCCAAGCACCAAACTGTTGCGCTGCCTCGCGATGGGCTGGATGACCAGGGCCTGACCAAGGACTACGCCAACTCCCCACTTCACCGTTTCAAGAAACCTGGCTCCAAGAACTTCCAGAACATCTTCCCACCATCTGCTACCCTCCATCTCTCCAACATCCC ACAAGATGTGACAGAGGATGACCTGCGACTACTCTTCTCCAACGCCGGAGGCACTGTGAAAGCTTTCAAGTTTTTCCA GGATCGTAAAATGGCTCTGATCCAGATGTCAACAGTGGAGGAGGCCATCCAGGCCTTGATTGACCTTCACAATTACAACATGGGAGGCAACCAGCACCTGAGAGTCTCTTTCTCAAAGTCCACCATTTAA
- the LOC143314425 gene encoding polypyrimidine tract-binding protein 2-like isoform X2 — protein sequence MDGISDVAVGVKRGSDELSMYNSPNSGMSSISDGASNGSDSKKLRVEEAPPSRVLHIRKLPNEASETEVIALGLPFGKVTNILTLKGKNQAFLEMGTEEAAITMVNYYTTVTPHVRNVPVFIQYSNHKELKTDAGNQRTQAVLQAVSAVQSGGSPSSDVQEALAAASSPVLRIIIDNMFYPVTLDVLQQIFSKFGTVMKIITFTKNNQFQALLQFSDPVNAQQAKLALDGQNIYNSCCTLRIDFSKLVNLNVKYNNDKSRDYTRPELPAGDGQPSLDPTVAAAFSKDSSSLLGALNPLSAAAAAAAAAGRVALAGQTGSSGVLLVSNLNEEMVTPQSLFTLFGVYGDVQRVKILYNKKDSALIQMSDANQAQLAMSHLNGQKMYGKIIRVTLSKHQTVALPRDGLDDQGLTKDYANSPLHRFKKPGSKNFQNIFPPSATLHLSNIPQDVTEDDLRLLFSNAGGTVKAFKFFQDRKMALIQMSTVEEAIQALIDLHNYNMGGNQHLRVSFSKSTI from the exons ATGGACGG CATCAGCGATGTTGCAGTTGGAGTGAAG AGAGGATCAGACGAGCTGAGTATGTACAACAGTCCCAACTCTGGCATGAGCAGTATCAGTG ATGGGGCTTCCAATGGCAGTGACAGTAAAAAGCTAAGGGTGGAGGAGGCCCCACCGTCTCGTGTTCTTCACATCAGGAAACTGCCCAACGAGGCCTCTGAGACTGAAGTCATCGCCCTTGGCTTGCCTTTTGGCAAAGTCACCAATATCCTCACACTGAAGGGAAAGAACCAG GCGTTCTTGGAGATGGGAACGGAAGAGGCAGCCATCACCATGGTTAACTACTACACCACTGTAACTCCTCATGTCCGCAATGTCCCCGTCTTTATTCAGTACTCCAATCACAAAGAACTCAAAACTGATGCTGGAAATCAG CGGACACAGGCAGTGCTTCAGGCGGTGTCGGCAGTCCAGTCTGGTGGGTCACCAAGCTCTGACGTACAGGAGGCTCTCGCTGCAGCTTCCAGTCCTGTGCTGCGGATCATCATCGACAACATGTTCTACCCTGTAACGCTGGATGTATTGCAACAG ATTTTCTCCAAGTTCGGCACAGTTATGAAGATAATCACATTCACCAAGAACAATCAGTTCCAGGCCCTTCTGCAGTTCAGTGACCCTGTCAATGCACAGCAGGCCAAACTG GCGCTGGATGGCCAAAACATCTACAATTCATGTTGCACGCTGCGGATCGACTTCTCCAAGCTGGTCAACCTAAATGTCAAGTACAACAACGATAAGAGTCGTGACTACACACGGCCTGAGCTGCCTGCTGGTGATGGCCAGCCCAGCCTTGACCCCACAGTGGCCGCTGCCTTCAGCAAAGACTCCAGCTCCCTCCTCG GAGCCCTGAATCCTCTGAGTGCAGCagcggcggctgctgctgctgcagggagagTGGCTCTGGCTGGACAGACGGGGTCCAGTGGGGTCCTGCTGGTCAGCAACCTCAACGAAGAG ATGGTTACGCCCCAAAGTCTGTTTACCCTCTTCG GAGTGTATGGTGATGTCCAGAGGGTGAAAATTCTTTACAATAAGAAGGACAGCGCTCTGATTCAGATGTCAGACGCCAACCAGGCCCAGCTAG CAATGAGCCACTTGAATGGCCAAAAGATGTATGGGAAGATCATCCGTGTGACGCTGTCCAAGCACCAAACTGTTGCGCTGCCTCGCGATGGGCTGGATGACCAGGGCCTGACCAAGGACTACGCCAACTCCCCACTTCACCGTTTCAAGAAACCTGGCTCCAAGAACTTCCAGAACATCTTCCCACCATCTGCTACCCTCCATCTCTCCAACATCCC ACAAGATGTGACAGAGGATGACCTGCGACTACTCTTCTCCAACGCCGGAGGCACTGTGAAAGCTTTCAAGTTTTTCCA GGATCGTAAAATGGCTCTGATCCAGATGTCAACAGTGGAGGAGGCCATCCAGGCCTTGATTGACCTTCACAATTACAACATGGGAGGCAACCAGCACCTGAGAGTCTCTTTCTCAAAGTCCACCATTTAA